The following is a genomic window from Amycolatopsis acidiphila.
ACCCGTCGCGGGCGCTCGTGGTGTCGCAGGTGGTGCTCTCGTTCGGAATCCCGTTCGCGCTCATCCCGCTGGTCCGGATCACCAGCGACCGGCGGGTGATGGGCGCCGACGCGAACCATCGGGCGACCACGGCGCTGGCCTGGGCGATCGCGGGCATCATCATCACCCTCAACGTGGTGCTGATCTACCTCACCTTCGCGGGCTGAGCGGGAACCGCCGGACCGCTCGCCCGGTCGGATTACCATCTCGCTGTCCGATCCGAGGAAAGGCCGCGCCCCCGTGAGCAACGAGCAGACGACGCAGGCGGCCCAGCCGGCGCCCCGCACCATCGCCGGGCGCTACGCACTGCTGGCGGAGCTCGGGCGCGGCGGGATGGGCGTCGTGTGGCGCGCGGAGGACCGGGTGATCGGCCGCCAGGTCGCGATCAAGGAGCTGCGCCTGCCCGACGGCGCCGAGGAGACCGTGCACAGCGAACGGGTGCTGCGCGAGGTCCGCACCGGCGGGCGGCTCAACGACCCGGCCGTGGTCACGGTGTTCGACGTGGTGTCCGAGCAGGGCGGCACCTACATCGTGATGGAGCTGGTGGAGGCGCCGACGCTGTCGGAGCTGGTGCGCCGGCACGGGCCGCTGCCCGCGGCGCAGGCCGCCTCGATCGGCCGGCAGGTGCTCACCGCGCTGCAGGCAGCGCACGAGGCGGGGATCGTGCACCGGGACGTCAAGCCGGGCAACATCATGGTCGCGCCGAACGGCCGGGTGAAGCTCACCGACTTCGGCATCGCCCAGGCCGTGGACGACCCGCGGCTGACCACCAGCGGCATGATCATCGGCTCGCCCGCGTTCATGGCACCGGAACGCGTCGCGGGCAACGAGGCCGTGCCCGCGTCGGACCTGTGGTCCCTGGGCGCGACGCTGTTCTTCGCCGTAGAGGGCGCGATGGCCTTCGAGCGGCCCACCACGGCCGCCACCCTGCACGCGATCATGACCGAGGTGCCCTACCTGAGCCGGACCCAGGGCCCGCTCGCGTCGGCGATCATGGGGCTGCTGATCGCCAGCCCGGACGCCCGGATCGCCGCCGCGCAGGCACACCACCTGCTCGCGATGGCCGCGAACGCCCAGCCCACCCCGTCCGGGGGCCACACCGCGGTTTGGTCCGGGCCGTCGCCGACCCGGGTCGCCAACGGCGCGCCCGCGCAGCGTTCGCGCAAGCCGCTGTGGATCGGCGCCGCGGTGGCCGCAGTCGTGCTGCTCGCCGGGGGTTTCGTCCTCGGCGACCGCTGGGCGGCGCCCGGGCGGGACGCCGCGCTGCTCCCCACGCTGACCTACGGGCTGGGCGGGAACGTGCCGGGCTTCGACATCGGCAGCTACGCCTGCACGTCGGCACCGGTGCGAGACCAGCAGAGCCTCGGCGAGAACGACTGGGTCGACTGCAAGAACCTGCACTACGCGGAGCTCTACGACACCGCCACGACGTACGGCTCCAGCGGCTCCGGCGCCGTCAAGGCCGCGTACCCGTCCCAGCTCGCCGCATGGGCCGAAGCGCGCTGCGCGATGACGTTCCACTCGAACGCGGTGCCCGAGCAGGCCGGCATGGGCCGGGCGTACCGCGCGCTCGTGCCGTCGCCGCAGGCCTGGGAGACCCCGCCGGAGAGCCAGTACTCGGACTATCCCGTGCGCAAGGTTTACTGCCTGCTGGCCAACGCCGACGGCAGTGCCTCGACCGGCACGGCCGCCACCGGCCTCAAGTAGCGCAGCAGAAGTTCCGGCGAGGCCGGGGCGCTGCCGGTGATTCTCCGGCAGCCGCCCCCGGCTGCCTGCCGATCGTGCCGAACCGGCAGGTCGTCGCGGAGATCGTCGCGCTGAGGAGGTACCGTCAGACCATGTCCACTCCACCTACCGCAGCGCCCGGCAGGCCGTTCGGACGCGTGCTCACCGCGATGGTCACCCCCTTGGACGCCGACGGCGCAGTGGACCTGAAGCGCGCCGGTGAGCTCGCCGAGCACCTGGTGGAACTGGGCAACGACGGTCTCGTCGTCAACGGCACCACCGGTGAGAGCCCGACGACCTCCGACACGGAGAAGGCGGACGTGATCCGCGCCGTGGTCGAGGCGGTCGGCGACAGGGCCACCGTGGTCGCGGGCGCGGGCACGTACAACACGAGCCACAGCGTGGAGCTGGCGCAGCAGGCCGAAAAGGCCGGCGCGCACGGCCTCCTGCTGGTCACCCCGTACTACTCCCGGCCCTCGCAGGCCGGGCTGTACGCGCACTTCACCACGGTCGCGGACGCGGCCGGCCTGCCGGTGATGCTCTACGACATCCCGCCGCGCTCGATCGTGCCGATCGAGGTCGACACGCTGCGCCGGCTCGCCGAGCACCCGCGCATCCTCGCGGTCAAGGACGCCAAGGGCGACCTGCTCGCCGGCAGCGAGGTCATCGCGAACACGCACCTGGCCTACTACTCCGGCGACGACGCGCTGAACCTGCCGTGGCTCTCGGTCGGCGCGACCGGTGTGGTCAGCGTGATCGGCCACGTCGTCGCGGGCCGGATCCGCGCGATGCTCGACGCCTACGAAGACGGGGACACCTCCACCGCGCGCACCAACCACCGCGGCATGCTGCCGGTCTACCGGGCCATGTCGCGGGTGGGCGGGGTGGTGTTCGCCAAGACGGCCCTGCGGCTGCGGGGCCACAATGTGGGCGAACCGCGGCTGCCGCTCGTGCCCGCGACGGACGAGCAGGTGCGCGCGATCGAGGGCGACCTGACCCAGGCGGGGGTCCCCCTCGACGAGTCGCGCAGCACCGACTGGCACAGTTCGAGGGTCGCGCAAGCGGACTCGGCGGCGGCCTACGTCGCGCCGACAACTCATACCAGCGTTGGGATCATTCCTAGGTGACCTCGTTTTCTCCGCCCAGCGGACCCGGACCGACGAACAACCCGCCCACCCTTCCCGACGGTGCCCTGCGCGTGGTCGCGCTCGGCGGCATCGGCGAGGTCGGCCGCAACATGACCGTGTTCGAGCACGCCGGCAGGCTGCTCATCGTGGACTGCGGGGTGCTCTTCCCCGAGGACGCGCAGCCCGGCGTGGACCTGATCCTGCCCGACTTCCGGGCGATCGAGGAGCGGCTCGACGACATCGACGCGCTCGTGCTGACCCACGGCCACGAGGACCACATCGGCGCCGTGCCGTTCCTCCTGCGCATGCGCCCGGACCTGCCGGTCTACGGTTCCCGCTTCACCCTCGCCCTGCTCGACGCGAAGTGCCGCGAGCACCGGCAGCGGCCGAAGCTGATCGAGGTGACCGAGTCCGAGCGGCGGACGGTCGGCCCCTTCGAGCTCGAGTTCTTCGCGGTCAACCACTCCATCCCGGACGCGCTCGCGGTCGCCATCCGCACGCCGGCCGGGGTGGTGCTGCACACCGGCGACATCAAGCTCGACCAGCTGCCCCTGGACGGACGGCTGACCGACCTGGCCGGGTTCTCCCGGCTCGGCGACGAGGGCGTCGACCTGCTGTGCATCGACTCCACCAACGCCGAGGTGCCCGGGTTCGTCACGCCCGAGCGCGACATCGGGCCGGTGCTCGACGACGTGATCGGCCGGGTCACCCAGCGCGTGATCGTCGCCTGCTTCGCCAGCCACGTGCACCGCGTGCAGCAGGTGCTCGACGCGGCGGTCCGGCACGGCAAGCGGGTCGCGTTCGTGGGCCGGTCCATGGTCCGCAACATGGGCATCGCGGCGGACCTCGGGCTGCTGGAGATCCCCCAGGGCCTGCTGATCGACCTGGACCAGGCGGTCAACCTGCCGGCGACCAAGGTGCTGTTCGTCTCGACCGGTTCGCAGGGCGAGCCGCTCTCGGCGCTGTCGCGGATGGCGCGCGGCGAGCACCGGCAGATCTCCATCCGCGCGGGCGACACGGTCGTGCTGGCCAGCTCGCTGATCCCGGGCAACGAGACCGCGGTGTTCGGGGTCGTCAACGGCCTGGTCCGGCTCGGCGCGCACGTCGTGCACCAGGGCAACGCCAAGGTGCACGTGTCGGGGCACGCCTCGGCCGGTGAGCTGCTGTTCCTGTACAACGCGATCCGCCCCAGCAACGTGATGCCGGTGCACGGCGAGTGGCGGCACCTGCGCGCCAACGGCGAGCTCGCGGTGCGCACGGGCGTGGCGCCGGAGAACGTGGTGCTCGCCGAGGACGGGGTCGTGGTCGACCTCGTCGACGGACAGGCGCGCGCGACGGGCCGCGTCGAGGTGGGGCACGTGTACGTCGACGGCCTGTCGGTCGGCGATGTCGGCGAGTCGACGCTCTCGGACCGGCTGGTCCTGGGCGAGGGTGGCTTCATCTCGATCACCGTCGTGGTGGACTCGACCACCGGGCGCGCGATGGGCACCCCGACCGTCTCCGGGCGTGGTTTCTCCGACGACCCGAAGGCGCTGGACGCGGTCGTGCCACTGGTGGAGATGGAGCTGTCGCGGACCGAGGCGGAGGGCATCACCGAGAGCCACCGCATCGCGCAGTCGGTTCGCCGGACCGTGGGACGCTGGGTGGCCGAGACGTATCGCCGCCGGCCGATGATCGTGCCCACCGTCATCCCGGTCTGAACCACTGCGACGAACGGAGTAACGCGTAGTCCATCCTGTGGCGCCTGGTGCTGATCGGTTTTGGCTCTAGCCTGAACCGGCACGCACCTAGAGTTGCAGGAGGCGATACCGGTGGGGCGACACGAGCCGGCCACCGGGCGGCGAGGTACCCACACGGCGCTGATCGCCACCGCGGCGGTGGTGGCGCTGGGCACCGCGGGCTGGATCACCTTCGACGTCGCCGGCGAGGACCCCGGCTGCCCGGGGCAGGACGTGATCCGGGTGGCCGCCGCCCCGGAGATCGCCGCCGTGGTGGACCGGGTCGGGCGTGGCGTCGCGGACGGCGAGTGCTTCCGGTTCGAGGTCGAGGACCGCGATCCCGCCGCCGTCGCGTCCTCGCTCGCCGTCGCCGACGGGACCCGCCGTCCGGACGTCTGGATCCCCGACTCGACCCTGCGGCTGCGCCGCGCGAAGGCCGCGGGCGCGGCCGACGTGCCGGAGTCGGGCTCCCCGGTCGCCAACTCGCCGGTCGTGTTCGCGATGACCGAGGACGCCGCGAAATCCTTGGGGTGGCCGGGAAAGACGCCGACCTGGCAGGAGCTGCTGGCCTCCGGGGTGAGCGTCGGGCTGCCCGACCCCGGGTCGGACCCGGTCGGCGTGTCGACCCTGTTCGGGATCGCGAAAGCCCTTCCACCCGGGCCCGCGGCCGCGCCCGCCTTCGCGGCGGCGATACGCCGGCTGGCGCCCAACACGCTGCCCGGCGTGGACGACCTCTACGCCCGCCTGCCCGGCGCGGGCAGTTCGAAGCAGCCGATCAGTGCGTTCCCGGCGTCGGAGACGTCGGTCCTGCGGTACAACGCGCGCAGCGGGGTCGCGGCCACGCCCGACCAGCTCGTCGCGATCTACCCGCCGCAGCCGGTGCCCTCGCTCGACTATCCGTTCGCGGTGCTGGGCGACGCCGGGCAGGCGCAGCAGCAGGCCGCCGAGAAGCTGCTGCGGGCGCTGCTCGCCCCCGACGGCCAGGCAGCCCTCGCGGCCGTCGGCGTGCGCACCCCCGACGGCCGGATGCTGTTCGGCCACACCGCGGACAGCCACGTCCGCGGCGGCGCACAGCCGCTCGCGGCGCTGCCGCCGGAGCAGGTGCTCGACGACGTGCTCAGCCAGTGGGCGAAGGTCAACACCAGCTCGCGGGCAAGGGTGCTGATCGACGTTTCCGGCTCGATGAACGCCGTCGTGCCGGACAGCGGCGGCCGGACGAGGATGGAACTGACCGCGGAGGCGGCCGCCAGGGCGCTCGACCTGTTCCGGCCCACCTCCGAGACGAGCACCTGGGTGTTCGCGACCAACCTGGACGGCGACCGTGACTACCGCGAGGTGCTGCCGATGGCCCAGGTCGGCGCGCAGCTCGCGACCGGCGCGGCGCAGAAGCTGCGTGACCTGCGGGCGACGCCGGACGGCCAGACCGGGCTCTACGACACGGTGCTCGCCGCGTACCAGCAGGCCCGGCAGGACTGGCAGGCCGGGCGGCTGAACCTGGTGATCCTGATGACCGACGGCCGCAACGAGGACCCGCACGGCATCACCCGCGACCAGCTGCTCGCGGGGTTGCGCAGTCTGCAGGACCCGCGCCGCCCGCTGCCGATCATCGGGATCGGCATGGGCGGCGACATCGACGTGCCCGAGCTGGACGCGATCACCGGGGCCACCGGCGGGAAGACGTTCGTCGCGCCGGACCCGGCCAGGATCTCCGACGTGTTCTACGGTGCGCTGGCCGGGCTTTCCTGTCCCACACCGGGTTGTGCCTGACCGGCTTGTCTACTGTGGACTCGCTGGACGACGGTCGCGCCGCTCAGCAGCACGAGCGCGCCGGCCAGCTGGACCCAGCTCAGCGCTTCGCCCAGCAGCGCCCAGGCCGTTGCCGTCGCGACGATCGGTTCCAGCAGGCCGATCACGGACGCGACGGCGGCGGGCAGATGCCGTAACGCCGTCGTGCCCAGCGCGTAGGCCAGCGCCGTCGACAACAGCGCGACGGCCACCACCAGCACCCACACCGGCGGGTGCCACGGCCCGAACGCCGCGGGCGCGTCCAGCAGGGCCACGGGGATCGTCCACGGCGGGGAGATCGCGCAGACGGCCACCGCGCCGACCACCATGCCCCAGGTGACCATGCCCAGCGGTTCGCGGGTGGTCGCGCCGTGCTCGCCGATCAGGAAGTACGCGGCCGAGCAGACCGCTCCGCCGAGCCCGGCGACGAAGCCGACCGAATCGAGGCTGAGCCCTTCCCACACCTGCGCGACCAGGGCCAGGCCGAGCATCGCGAGCGTGATCCCGAGCCACATCGTGCGCGGCAGCCGGACGCGGCGGACGAACCGGGCCCACAGCGCGATCAGCACCGGCGAGGTGAACTCGAGCAGGATCGCGATGCCGACCGGCAGCCGGTTCACCGAGACGAAGTAGCACAGCTGCACCCCGGCGACACCCAGCAGCCCGTAGCCGAGCAGCAGCGGCCATTCGGCCGGCCGCACGCGCAGCAGGCGCGGGCGGAGGATCCCGATGCCGAGCAGCAGTACCACGGCGGCCAGCGCGATCCGGGCCGCGGCGACCTGCTGGGGCGAGAGGCCGGCCAGCATCGTGGGCTTCGCGATCGTGCCCGAGCTGCCGAAGCAGGCGGAGGACACCAGGATCAGCGTGGTGCCCCGGCCGCGACGGGAGACCGGGGCGGGCGCGACAGCGGGCACTTCGAGGGACACCCCACGAGGCTAGGTGCTCGCCGGGGAGAACACGAAGTGATTTACCCGGCGCGCAAACCGGCGGCGACGTAACCGGCGATCGTCGCGAGCCGGTTACCCTGGATCCGCAGCGCGCCGAGCGCCTCGTCGTCCGGCGCGGCGGACCGGCGGGAGACGAACGAGCCGCCGTAGGGGTTTCCGGAGCCCATCAGGTGCGGGTGCGCGTAGCCGAGCGGCACCACGATCGCGCCCCAGTGGTAGAAGACGTTGTTGATCGCGAGCACGGTGGACTCCAGCCCGCCGTGCGCGGTGGACGCGGTGGTGAACGACGTCGCGACCTTGTTAGCGAGCTTTCCCTGCGCCCACAGGCCGCCCGTGGTGTCCAAATAGGACTTGAGCTGCGCGGCGGGGCCGCCGAACCGGGTCGGGCTGCCGACGGCGAGCCCGTCGGCCCAGGTCAGGTCCTCAAGCGTCGCCGGCTCGGCGTGCGGGCCCGAGTCCACGTAGGCCTGCCAGCGGGGGTTGGTCGCGATCGCCTGCGGGGGAGCGGTCTCGGCCACCGTGCGAAGCCGGACCTCGGCGCCGGCTTCGCGGGCGCCCTCGGCGAGGGAGGCGGCGAGCGCCGCGGTGTTGCCGGTGGCGCTGTAGAAGACCACGAGGATACGAGTGTCCACGCCCTCACCCTAGCGATCATGCACCGGTGTCCCATGATCTGGACGTGCTGTGCACAACGGGGGACGGAAAATTACGTTCGAAGCCGTGACCGCAGCCACCGCCGTCCTCCCGCGTACGTCCCCGCGCAGTGCCGCGTTCGGCAGCGCGATCGGCACCACGATCGAGTGGTACGACTTCTACCTCTACGCCACCGCCACCGCGCTGGTGTTCAAGCCGCTGTTCTTCCCCAACATCTCCTCGACCGCCGGCACGCTGGCCGCCTTCGCCACCTACGCGGCGGGCTTCGGCGCGCGGCCGATCGGCGCCATCGTCTCCGGTCACCTCGGCGACCGCGTCGGGCGCAAGTCCGTGCTGGTCGCAGCGCTGCTGGTGATGGGCCTGGCCACCACCGCGATCGGCGTGCTGCCGACGTTCGCGCAGGTCGGCGTGCTCGCGCCGGCGCTGCTGGTGGTGCTGCGGCTGCTGCAGGGCCTCGCCGTCGGCGCCGAATGGGGCGGCGCGGCGCTGCTGTCGATCGAGCACGCCCCGCCGGGGCGGCGGGGGCTGTTCGGCAGCTTCACCCAACTCGGCTCACCGGCGGGGATGCTGCTCGCGACCGGCGTCTACTACGCCGTGCGCTCGCTCGCGGGCGACGACGCGTTCCTGTCGTGGGCCTGGCGCCTGCCGTTCCTGCTGAGCATCGTGCTGGTGGTGATCGGGCTGGTCGTGCGGCTGCGGCTGGAGGACGCGCCGGAGTTCCAGGCGGTCAAGCAGCGCAACGAGGTCGCGCGGCTGCCGGTCGTGGAGGTGCTGCGGACCCAGCCGAAGAACGTGCTGCTCACCACCGGGCTGCGGCTGTCGCAGATCGGGCTGTTCGTGCTGCTGACCACGTACTCGCTGACGTACCTGCAGGGCACGTTCGGCAAGCAGAGCCAGGTCGGGCTGGTCGCGGTGATGGTCTCCTCGGCGCTGGGGCTGATCACCACCCCGCTGTGGGCGCACCTGTCGGACCGCTACGGCCGCCGGCCGTTCTACCTGTTCGGCGCGGTCGCCGGGGTCGTGGCGCTCGTGCTGTTCTTCCTGGCCGCGCACTCGGGCTCGGCGGTGCTGGTGGTGCTGGCGATCGTGCTGGGGGTGAACGTCGCCCACGACACGATGTACGGTCCGCAGGCCGCGTGGTTCGGGGAGCTGTTCGAGACGCGCGTGCGCTACAGCGGCGCGTCGCTCGGGTACCAGGTCGGCGCGGTGCTTTCGGGCGGTTTCGCCCCGCTGATCGCAGCCGCCCTGCTGGTCGTGGGCGGGCCGTGGCTGATCGTGGTCTACTTCGGAGTACTGGCCGTGCTGACGTTCGCGTCGGCGTTCTACGCGAAGGAGACCGCCAGGTGAGCCGGATCTACCTGAACGCCTTCGACATGGCGTGCGTGGGGCACCAGTCCGCGGGGCTGTGGCGCCATCCCGAGGACCAGGGGCATCGCTACCGCGACCTGCGGCACTGGCTCGACCTGGCGCGCACCCTGGACCAGGGCGGATTCGACGCGCTGTTCCTCGCCGACGTGCTCGGCGTGTACGACGTCTACGGCGGCTCGCGGGACGCGGCGGTGGCCGACGCGGCGCAGGTGCCGGTGAACGACCCGACGATGGCGATCTCGGCGATGGCCTCGGTCACCGAGCGGCTCGGCTTCGGGGTCACGATCTCCACGACGTACGAGCAGCCGTACCAGCTGGCCCGCCGCCTGTCCACGTTGGACCACCTGACGGACGGCCGGGTCGCGTGGAACATCGTGACGTCCTATTTGGACAGCGCGGCGCGGAACCTCGGGCTGGGCACCCAGATCCCGCACGACGAGCGGTACGAGCTGGCCGAGGAGTACGTCGAGGTCTGCTACAAGCTGTGGGAAGGCTCGTGGGAGGACGACGCCGTGGTGCGGGACGCCGAGCGCGGCGTGTTCACCGACCCGGCGAAGGTGCACGACATCGACCACAAAGGCAGGTACTTCACCGTGCCGGGCCCCTTCCTGTGCGAGCCCTCGCCGCAGCGCACGCCCGTGCTGTTCCAGGCCGGCGCGTCGCCGCGGGGCCTGCGGTTCGCCGGGGCGCATGCGGAGGCGGTGTTCGTGTCGGGGCCGTCGCCGAAGGTGGTGCGCAAGTCGGTCGACGCGCTTCGTGGTGCCGTCGCCGAGCAGGGGCGTGACCCGCGGTCGGTCAAGGTGTTCACGATGCTGACGCCGGTGGTCGCCGAGACGGGCGAGCTGGCGCGGGAGAAGCTGCGGTCGTACCAGGACCTGGTGAGCGTGCCGGGCGCGTTCGCGCTGTTCGGCGGGTGGACCGGAGTGGATCTGGCGGAGCTGGAGCTGGACACGCCGCTGAGCTACCAGGACTCGGACGCGAACCGCTCGGCGCTCGCGGCCTTCACGACGGCCGACCGGGCGTGGACCCCGAGGGAGCTGGCGGGCTTCATCGGCCTCGGCGGGCGGGGGCCGGTGGTGGCGGGCTCGCCGGGCGAGGTCGCGGACGAGCTGGAACGGTGGACCGAGGAGGCCGACGTCGACGGCTTCAACCTCGCGTACGTGACGACGCCGGGCACGTTCGCCGACTTCGCCCGGTGGGTGGTGCCGGAGCTGCGGCGCCGTGGGCGTGTCCCGGAGGCGCCAGAGCCGGGGACGCTGCGCGAGCACCTGGGCTTCCCCGGCCCACGCCTGACGCCACCCCACCCGGGCGCGGCCTACCGGCGGTGAGTGGGGGACACGCCCGACCACCGACCCAACCGGGACAGGCCCCCGCACAACGGCAACCCAAGAACGCCTAACCACCCCACCACGGCGACCCGGCAACGGCAGCCAAGAATGCCCGCGCCCAGCCCGCTCCCTAACCCCGATCCCCGCGCCCTGAACACTCCGCGATCGGGGTGGGACGGGCGTTCCCAGCCACCCGCGCCACCCGCACCCCGCACGTTCCCCAGAACCCCTCAAGGCCGCCAGGGGCTGAGCTTGTCCGTGGGGCGCGTCGGGTCGTGGAAGCGGGGCCGGTCCAGCTCCCCGGCGCGCAGCGGGACCAGGCCCGCGGTGATCGCCTGCATGATCTTCGCGTGGGCGCGCATGCCTGCGCCCGGGCGGGCGGGATCGATCTCCGAGAGGTCCACCGGCGTGCCGAAGTGCACCTTGAACGTCGGCCGGCGCAGCGGTGCGGTGAACCCCGACCGCGCGATCGGCAGCAGGTCCATGGGCCCCGTCACCTTCTCGGTGCCCCAGTAGACCGCCTCATGCGCGCCCCACTGGCTGATGGGGATCACCGGCACCCCGGCCGCCAGCGCGAGCCGCGCGGCGCCGGTCTTGCCGCGCTCCGGCCACAGGCCGGGGTCGCGGCTGATGCGGCCCTCGGGGTAGACGATGATCGGGCTCGTCGTGGTGCGCATCGCCGCCACGGCGTCGGCGAACTGCTCGACCGCGCCCGCCTTGCCGCGGTCGACCCGCAGGTGCCCGCTGGCCCGCAGCGCCGGGCCGAGCACCGGGGCGTCGAGCAGGCCGCCGGCCAGCAGGAACCGCGGCGCGATGCCGATCTGCCGGCACGCCGCGATCAGCACGAACGCGTCGAAGACACCGATGTGGTTGGGCGCCATGAGCAGCGGCTTGCCACGCAGCTCGGCCGGAATGCCGCCGCTGACCCGGAGCCTGCCCACGAGGTGGACCAGCCCGCTGTCCAGCGTCGACATCGTGCGCCAGATCGCCGGCGGCCTCCGGCGTGGCGCCCCGTTCTCCTCGTGCTGCAGCGCGACCATGGGCAGAGCATGGCAGACGCCGATCTTCACGAGTACGAGGGCGCTGTGACGAAAGTTCGTCCTGCGCCGAGAGTGGCGGATGGGACTACTGCGCTACTGCCGTTACCGTAGAAGGCATGGCAGGCGGGGCGACCACGAG
Proteins encoded in this region:
- a CDS encoding lysophospholipid acyltransferase family protein, which codes for MVALQHEENGAPRRRPPAIWRTMSTLDSGLVHLVGRLRVSGGIPAELRGKPLLMAPNHIGVFDAFVLIAACRQIGIAPRFLLAGGLLDAPVLGPALRASGHLRVDRGKAGAVEQFADAVAAMRTTTSPIIVYPEGRISRDPGLWPERGKTGAARLALAAGVPVIPISQWGAHEAVYWGTEKVTGPMDLLPIARSGFTAPLRRPTFKVHFGTPVDLSEIDPARPGAGMRAHAKIMQAITAGLVPLRAGELDRPRFHDPTRPTDKLSPWRP